The sequence tcaaattGAAGGTTGCACGAGTATCTGATTCtatatttaaaattctaaaaatctaaTTACCatgaaaacatttaaaacatacgtagaaaaattatgttttgtattattttgaattatgtAAGATTAGTTTGCATTTTTGAAGATATAAAAGGTAAAATTGCAAAAATTGGTGATttcaattgtttgatttttttattattattttttttttgcagaaaacccaatatatattcactatttttctgttttacttttggagaaatatattataaattttcttttctttttttttgtgtgtaaaaacaaaaagagagtgAATGGTAAAATATCAATATTCATAGGTCATAAGAAAAAGACGAGTGCTCCCTTCAGGAAACATCAAAGGGAgcaaaaacgaagaaaaaaaaataatctctcTGAATCGCTTCTGCTTTGGTACGTTCTCTTCTCTCCTTGGATGTCTTCAATCTAGGTTTCGAGTTTTGGGATTCAATTGTTCCTTCCAGAGAGCTCCAATTTCGGATCctctcagtttcttcttcttagtccCCTGATCTGATTATTGAATCCCAGAATTATCTTCCGACGAGCTCAGCTTTTCTCCGATCTCTAATTTCTCTCCGTCTTCTTATTCTGTGTGATCCCTTAATCAACAGCCGAGGACCTTAAGCTTGTTTCGATTGATCTAATCCTCTGAGCTCTCTCAGCCGCGGGGATCATTGTCCCTTCGCAATGGTGGTCTGCAAATGCAGAAAGGTATGTTTCATCTACTGATTTCTTAGACTGGATTTCTTATCAATTGATGATCTGCGGGAGTGATGACTGTTAGCGATTTCTGATCTTGCATCTGAGTTTTTTCGAATTATATGTTTGCATGTGATTTCCCCCAAAATTGTCGCgcatttggtttgatctggatttgttttttttttctttgggggaaacgatttggtttgttttgtaaatttttgtttctgtttggaTTCACTTGTAGCGCTCATCAAGTGGATGCTACTAATGTTTccgtttctctttgttttttttttgtttacaggcTACGAAGCTGTATTGCTTTGTTCACAAGGTCCCTGTTTGCGGGGAATGCATTTGCTTCCCGGAGCATCAAACTTGTGTGGTATGTTTTTATCTACTCTATATACTATATGGTGTCACCCTGCGAGCTGATAGTTTTCTAGGGGAATTAGTCtcttgttgtttggattgtGGTATCCTTgtagaaatagaagaaaaacaaaatatgtggAAGATCTTCTACTGTTGGAAATAATTGCTGCTTTTGGTTTAGTTGTTGATTTGTTATTTTCGTGTATTTTTAAAAGGATAATCTGGATATATATATGGTGCCTGTTTGGTTATGTAGTAATATTGTTGTCATTTTAAAGAATTCAACACTTTGACCAGTAGATACTCCGTCTTCGATTCTGTCTTTGGAGCTGTTTCGTCATTTATTGATGTTAATTTCACACTTAAGATAAACATCAGTGGCAGCAAGAACTATTTCTCGATCTTGTTTTTCCTGATCTGTGTGCACAAGCAGTCATTCTGCTCTATTTCATAATCTCTTTGCAGCCATTTTCCTCTCGCTTTAGTTGAGCAatgttcagatttttttttcttcttttctttatgcTGCTTCATTGTTGACATGGAGAAACAAGACTGAAAGATGTTTTTATCATGTTGTAATCAATAGGTCCGGACTTATTCAGAATGGGTGATAGATGGAGAGTATGATCAGCCAAAGTGTTGTCAATGCCAAGCAACATTTGATGAGGGGGCAGGTCATCAAGTCACTCGGTTGGGTTGCTTGCGTATGTTATCTGACTTTTACCTCTGTTGGATTCGATTTTTATTTCTGAGTGTCTTCTACAACTAAATGATTGGAATTATCTCTATCTTCTATTTGTATCAGATGCTTTACATACAAATTGCTTGGTTTCGCATATCAAGAGTTTTCCTGCTCATACTGCACCTGCTGGTTATGTGTGTCCATCATGTAACACGCCTGTAAGTCCAATTGATACATATGAATGTAGTAGAAAAAGttcttttgtgttcttcttttttttttgttgcattgtTTTTCTTGAGTGTTGGTCCTCACGGGAGCTCTTGGTTGGTGTCTCATATTGATACGTGGATTTAGAGAATTATTTGAGTTAGAGTGATCTCCAGTGTTTTTTTATAGCAGTAATGAGCACTTGATAAGTGTTATCAAGTTGTTCTGTCTTTCTATCAATGTGTTCGTTTTTTGTGGATACTTGGGTGACCTAACGTTATACACTAAATGTTGTATTTCTTTGATTCGTAGGGGATTAGTAGTCCATGATTTTCTGGTTTAGTTAACTTCTTCAAGTCAGTAGCAACCTTTGTTTGTAATGTAGCAGATGAGAGCCAATCAATCAATATTACGCCTAGACAGACAAAACTTggaaaagtaattaaaattagaGTAATTAATGATAGATAATTCATGTTGTCTTGACTCTTTTCTATCAAATATCGGATGACTTTTAGCTGCTTCCTATGTTCTGGTGTGTAATACTTTACTCTATGATGTGATATACTGGAGGTAGTTATCTAGATTAATTTGGTCTACCAAGGTTTGAGCTAATAGAGTAATAGCCATCCCGATTGTATGCCATTCCTGTCTGtcctttttaaaacattttgtatAGCCTGGCTTTATCTTACGCCGACgtgttgtttctttcttgggAGAGTGCCATATTATAGTTCTCATATGGTTTCAATTGCAGATATGGCCTCCCAAGATGGTAAAAGATGCAGGATCTCGGCTTCATGCACTGTTAAGGGAAGTGATTACGCAGGTCAGTTTTATCTTTTAGCtcaattgtttttgttgattatcCAACTTTTCATCTTGAAAGAAGTGAAAATCTCCAAAGTATTACCTTTTTGAGTGTTACCCTCACTTCAGACATCTCTCAATGTGAGCATATATTATCCCCCAGTAATATGGCAGAGTATGGTATTGTCACATTGTTTTGTGTTGACTAGTGAACACTATAACATGTCGTGAAATGATTACTGGTTTAGTTTGATATAATTCTCCGCTTTCCATATGGCAGACTGGTCTTGAGAAAAATTTACTTGGGAACCATCCGGTTTCTCGATCCACTGAATCTCGTAGCCCACCCCCTGCATTTGCTTCAGAtgcattaattaatttatcatcatcttctcataCACAAGAAGGAAAAAACCTGCCTGATAGTTATTCAGTAGCCGGAAATGGAGAATATTCCAAACCTGCGGTTTCAGAGATAGTTGAGATAGATGTTCCTGCTTCAGCTGGGAATTACATGAAAAGCTCAAGCCCTGGAGTAagattctctttgtttttcgCAAAAACTAGTAGCAATATCTGTGTCCCCTCTATAATTTGTCACAAATTTATGTATTTGTTGATATTGTATATagcttgctgctgctgctgcacgGAAAGGAGTACCCGCTGTGGACAGGCAGAACTCCGAGACTCTATATTATGCGGACGATGAAGACGGAAATCGTAAAAAGTACTCAAGAAGAGGTGGGAGAAAAACCGTATCTTTTTTACCGCTCTTGTCTGAAATGCTGTTGTGGTTTTGCGTTAGTAGAAGACTTAGGCTGAGGATATGTATCTGGTTTTTATTTCTGAGATGCATAGTATTTACTTCAAGCTGCCAAGTGTGTGCCTTCCAGTAGACGAACTCCACTTTTGTATGAATCAGTGACGATGATTTTGACTGATTCTCATTTCCTTTTTCCATGTAAGGTCCTCTTCGTCACAAGTTTCTACGGGCTTTACTACCTTTCTGGTCTAGTGCATTACCAACTCTGCCCGTGACAGCACCACCTCGTAAGGATGCAACGAAGGCAGATGATGGTTCTGAAGGTCGTGTAAGGCATCAACGATCATCAAGAATGGATATAAGGAAAATACTAATTCTCATAGCTCTCATGTAAGACCTTGTTTACAGTGGAACTCTTTCTTCACCTGCTCGTTATATGTCAAATGTTTGGTGCAGAATAATTAAGTATTATCAATTGTGGCCTAAATCTGTGTGACCAATGTGCAGAGCCTGTATGGCAACAATGGGGATTTTATACTACAGACTTGCGCTACAGGCAATTGGTCAAGAAATACCCGATGAGGAGCAGCGATGAGGTAAAATCCTATNGACGATGACTTTGActgattttcattttctttatccATGTAAGGTCCTCTTCGTCACAAGTTTCTACGGGCTTTACTACCTTTCTGGTCTACTGCATTACCAACTCTGCCCGTGACAGCACCACCTCGTAAGGATGCAACGAAAGCAGATGATGGTTCTGAAGGTCGTGTAAGGCATCAACGATCATCAAGAATGGATATAAGGAAAATACTAATTCTCATAGCTCTCATGTAAGACCTTGTTTACGGTGTAACTCTTTCTTCACCTGCTCGTTATATGTCAAATATCTGGTGCAAAATAAGTTAGTATTATCAGTTGTGGCCTAAATCTGTGTGACCAATGTGCAGAGCCTGTATGGCAACAATGGGGATTTTATACTACAGACTTGCGCTACAGGCAATTGGTCAAGAAATACCCGATGAGGAGCAGCGATGAGGTAAAATCCTATCAGACAGGGGAATAAGGCTGGCTCaacatatatcatatacatTGCTGGCTTAACCAAATCAATTTGCCCCTGGTGTAGATCCTTTTGGACGACTAGAAAATGTTTTTTCATGAGTTGATTCTGAGAATTGTGGCCTGCGGTTTATTTGGTAGAACGTTACAAATCATGTTCCTTGTGTCAGTATCCTTGGTTTGTTGCTGGTCGAAAGTATCTATTTCAGATCGACATGTTTTAGTTGTAGCTATTGTTTTTTGGTAGACGAAAACACATTTTATGGACGCTTCAATGTTCAAGATTTCATGGCCTATTATTGAGTAGTATCTCTCGTTATTTCGGGGTAAAATAGATGGTTCTAAATGTTTAGATATCGATCtgaatcttttatatattgattaagAAAGAAATTACGTTTTTGCTCATGTGTCTGTCTATTGAAAATGGAAAggaatttattaattattttgctCAGAGATCAAAAATAAGTGtaagtttataaaaataactgCATTATTGCACTCTTGTAATTATTACTGAAGTAGAATTATCGAGAACACTAGCTTCACTTTTCATAAAGACTATTGTGTCCTGCAAGAACTATATAAGAATTGCGAGTACAAATTTGAAAGATTATATTATCGGACCATAgctttaaaagattattaaaatcataatttttaaccATAACTGCATCAAAACCATCGGTTCACCcatttagaaatttaaaatgtttaattaacGGCATTACACATGAAATAATGTTActtatatatgttgttgttacTATTCATATTTAAATTCCGTATATCATATGtccttaaccaaaaaaaaataatgaatttacatatattttctatctgcatttaataaattttcttttccacCTTTAACACAAATCATCCATAACTTTGACTATAATTTACTAGTATTTTATagcttaataaatatattattttgttggtttatttactttccaatCACAATCAAAAGCACtgtaaaggaaaaagaaaaaaaaggaaaactaaaatTACATAGGAGTCACTAAGGTTACATGATATGAAGTTCCTTACATTAGTCTTCATCacctttgttttatttcttgctCCAACCAAAACAGTGGTGGTTCGAGTCTCGGGGGATGAGGAGAAAGTGGCATGCATCGCAACAGATCTTTGAGCATGCCTACCAGCGGTAGAACTCGGAAGCCAACCGCCCACAGAGTGTTGAAAGAACAAATGTCATGTCTGTGTGGTTACCTAAAAGACCCATCTTTTAGTCACTATGTTATATCTGAACAGGCTCAAAAAGTTTTAACAACTTGTGGTATACCAATTCCAGAAtgttaaaagttgaaatatataacaattattcatgttaaaactatcaaaataaaatatttataattatctgTTAAAATGTTCATcattaaaagttaattaatatgtCATAATTAACGTCTCAGATTACAAAAGTCTAAAATACTTTCATTTAACTATgacttaaaattatttttatttttaaaactctttttgtaaaacacctaaaaattttggtatttgaaccaaaataataaaaaaaaaattcaaaaaaaaacccccaaattttcattttcccgccaaaactaaaaatatgtgttttcgccaaaatctcaaaagcattttaaagatcaaatatttttttgttgtgtatttttatattataaaaagatgaatttattaataaattttttattcaaatttaatatGATAATTATTTAGTTATAAGCATAATTAAAACCATTAAAGCAGTTTCAGATCAATATAAATGGTTATTTGGTCATTTTACGTATATTATATTCAGATACAAatatcaaacacaaaacaaacataattgcatCAAAACATAATTTCTGGACGGATGAACCAAAAACagttatttagaaaattatttgataaaattaataatttgctTGATTGGTATAGCATATGATGGGTCTAAGGTTGGTCTTTTAACATCTAATCATGTTTTATTAGTTGATCATATAAGAGAGCATAGAAAACTTTTAAATGTTCTTATATGCTCAACATCTCAATGCTTTTTCATTGAGCTTTTTCATAAGTATAAGGCTTTTAAagtagtaaaaatatattttaccctaactaatttaattattattgttcaaTAATCTCAATgctttttttcctttacttttACAAACTTTAAATTGTTGTGTCCTCCCTTATTTAATGCTTTGACCTTTTATCACATTTAACACTACTTTTCAAAAGACTATGAGTCATAGACTGCACTAATTAGaaaattcatttataaataaaaccaCCATATAATATCATTAATTAGCCCAAGTTGAAGTTAAAGCTCATAATctaaaactttattattattctcttcaGCATGATACAACAATACCAAGAttgcacataatttttttaattagttttcagaattttattaaatttatggaTCAAATTCTGATTCACTTGTAAGTGCACTGGCTGGAGcgatttctctttgttttgttggaATATCCCATCCATACCTGAAATACTCTCTTAAAAATTTGGTGTGGCGGACATATACTCCTCGTTCTTTTGCAATCCACAGACACACATTAGGGTTCATTCCATTACATGTAACATCTATAAAATTTAGGCTTGGAAAAAAAGCTTCAAAAAACACATGATGTTTATAGTTTGGTCCctgaaatacaaaaacaaaaattgtttaacTTTATTGTACAGTCAATaatgtaactttttttgtaCAGTAAACATTTTATTGAGTGAATAGTTGAATCAGTTTTGAGCAtattctatataaaacaaaatgcattaaagtaaacaaaaaaaatcgtctCACAATCCAGTTAACCTTTTAAAATACAAGAAAAGTTCTAATATAGCTTACATATGACAATAAGTTTTTTTAGAttggaccaaaaaaaatcaaaaacaggaTTTGTTCCTAAAACATTTGAATTTTTCAATAATACAACAAAACTCATCCCTAGTTCCTGTACctaaaaatatgtaaagatatctatatatatatatatatataaacataaaatttagtttttaccTGCCATAAGCTACACCGATACAAAACATTTggataaattataaatttgaacTGAAAACTCTCGCCTATGTTAAGATAGGTAATTGGAAAACCATGAGTGTTACTCTCGCATTGAACTTTCAGTTTCTTGTTAAACTGAAGCTGATTTACAATTTGGAGATGAAAAGCTCTGAAGAAAGGAGGCAACGATGAATTTATAGAATGAAAGGAAAAGaggacaagaagaaaaaaaaccaaatattttccCATTCTTAATTCTTTGTAATAAACTTTTCTTATATaactaaagatatatatacatacacaggAGGCTAGTAACACATATTTGAAGAAATATATCTAACAATATGgtaattagtaattactaaTTGTGCTAAAGTTGACTAAATCAACGTGTCCATATGGTAACATTTGACCAAAATCAAAGTGTCCATACGGTAACATTTGTTTAGTTTAgatagtaaataaataatttatctaATATAAGAATACTATATTAGTATTAGCGTATACTGATAATTTATCACGATCATGTTATAATggctaatttaaaaaaacaaactttactGGTATTAAAATGGCAGTGGTTGGTCGTCCTTCATTATGAACGGCCTTTTTCTGTGGGCAATTCTTTATCTTTAGGACTTGTTGTCTCTTTCGTTTATTTCAAGCTAAGCCTTatagtttgtttgttatatggtttaaaattattgattgtagtttattttatccTTCTGTCTAAATTTATTGGTGTATTtggttcttttttaaaaaaagtttataaacttttaatctATTATAATGAAgtgtttaggaaaaaaaaaaaactgagtaaCAAAGGTTCTTATGTTTTTGGTCATCGCACGTAcggaaacacaaaacacaaagcGAACTcagataataataacaacaactcGTTTcacccccaaaagaaaaaaagaaaagaaaaaaataagcaaaaagaaaagaaaaaaaaaaacaaaaaatccctTTAGGGCACACAACAAAGCGAAGAGAAAGAAGCACTTGTGTTCTGTGTAACAAATTTCGCGGCTAACTGGTTCGTCGTACTCACTCTCTTTAGAATTCTCAATTCAATCTTCGATTTTATCATTCTgggttttttttgctttcaccTCAATTCAATTCCGATTGATTTGActctttcttaaaaaaaaaaaaaaaaaaagttcgatACTTTGCAAAGTTGGGATCTTCTCAAATTCGTCTCTGTTTTCGATAGTTTCTTACCTCAGATCTGTctgaaaaaaccctaaatttgtgtttgattttactTTCTTAGTTAGTCAATCGGTTCTAACATTTTTGCCTGAGCTCAAGTTCTATCTGAACTTCTTCTTACTTCGATCTAAAGAATTAAtgtatgtgttttgatttttcaaatcAGGTGTATACAGAATTGGGATTGTCTAGGTCTTGGGACCAATTTTGCTGCAAAGCTTGGATCTTTGGATGAAGCTGGATTTGGGAATTTGGGTTTAGTTTCAGTTGAGGTTGGTTTGAAGGTTTTTGGTTGAAGAAGATGGGGTCAGATCAATGTTTCTCAAGATTAAACACACTTGAGATAAAAGCCCTAATTTATCAGAAAATTGGGCATCAGAGAGCAGATACTTACTTCGATCAGCTCGGCAAATTCCTTACCTCGAGGATAAGCAAGTCCGAATTCGACAAGCTATGTATCAAGACGATTGGTAGGGAATGCATTTCTCTTCACAACCGACTTGTCCGTTCCATTTTGAAGAATGCCAGTGTTGCTAAGTCCCCACCACCGAGGTATCCGAAGAAACCAGGGAGTCAGTCTCTTTATGTGGATTCTTCTGCGTTCCCTCCTTCGCCTAGAAAGTGCAGGTCGAGGAAGTTTAGAGACCGGCCTAGTCCGCTTGGTCCACTTGGGAAGCCTCAAAGTCTTACAACTACGAATGATGAGTCAATGTCAAAGGCGAGAAGACTTCCAGCTTCtgttgaagatggagaagaagttgAGCAAATGACTGGGAGTCCGAGTGTGCAGAGCAGAAGTCCCTTGACAGCTCCACTTGGTGTTTCTTTCAACAATCTTAAGAGCGGGATTAGAAAGTCTGTTTTGAGTTCATACAATGGTATCAATCGTGAGAGTTGTCAAAGCAGGGGGGAGCTACCTGATACGATAACATTGAGAGCTATGTTGGAGAGGAAACTTGAGATGGAAGGGATAAAGCTGTCTATGGACTCTGCTAACCTTCTTAATAGTGGATTGGATGCATATATGAGAAAGCTGATCGAGCCTTGTTTGAGTTTATCCTGTTCTCGGGTTAGAGATATGAACAGTCTACAAAACCCAGCGGTGTCTAACGTATCAATGTTGGATTTCCGTGCTGCCATGGAGTTGAATCCACGGGTTCTTGGAGAGGACTGGCCTATACATCTTGAGAAGATCTGTTGCCGTGCTTCAGAAGAGCAAAGGTTGTAGAAAAAACGCCGTAATTTTTAGCAATACAGCAATATCATATCTGATTTGACAGATTTGGATGGTACATTTACCTGAGATTCTTTCCTTTGGAATTTGGGTGGCATTGCATGCGATTAGAGAGATACTTGAAGAAGCTTTGAAGGGGAAACAAAAGAGGCTTGGGGTTTGTACAAGTTctgatagatatatatatatagttttaaatacCATTTGTTTAGCAGAGATATCTTTACTTTTTTCTGTAATCTTTCCTCATGTCTGATGTAACAAATTTTCCatgaaagcaaaagaaaattttagcAGTTCCATGACTCTTCTTTACCCATGAGTTTTCTGTTCCAAGTTCTTAAACCGCAGGAGGTTACATGTAATTGAAGCAGAACATTCGGACatataaaggaaacaaaaaaactcattacTTTTGTGAAACTATAATCTTACATGTACCAACCTAATTCTACAGACAGCAGAAAAGTCTTAAAGAATACTAATTGCAGTTTGAGATGCGGAGCACAAAATATGGAGGTAATGCCTGAGATAATGTAGATTTGAGTGTTTTAGCTTGAAATCACGTCTGGTTTTTTACGGTTTGCCATGTAAGTCATGTAGATTGTCCATACATACGAAAACGAGTTGCTTACAAGAGGCTGCATGGAAATAAAGATAAGAGCAGAGTCAGAGTGAGTGCATCCTGAAATAAGCAGCGAAAACCGGAATAGTAAACGATTTGAGTTTGGAGTTTTCTCTTGAACCACATGTGACATGTCTAAACACCAGAATAGCTAGTCGAAAGAGTTACCTGTAAATGAACGGGGAAGAATCTGAATGTAATAAAATCACATACAGGCCAATACATGACACCATTAAACAGCGCAGGGAGTAAGTCCCTTTTCAATCTGGCAAGTATATCTGAACCACTTTCCCCTGGGAGAAAGATAAAGTAAAACCCCATCACTAAAATCAatgatattttgtattttgtaagaCACATCCAAGATCAAACAAATCCGACACAAGAATTGAACCAAAGAATTCTCAAGTTCAAGTAGCAGAGAGGCAACTTGTTTCTGAAACCTATGTGGTGACTAAGAGTATACTAAGAACTTCAAGACTGCGAGTTTCTGGTTATGTAAATAACCAATCAATCTCCATTTACCATTCTCACCA comes from Camelina sativa cultivar DH55 chromosome 19, Cs, whole genome shotgun sequence and encodes:
- the LOC109130988 gene encoding uncharacterized protein LOC109130988, whose translation is MGKYLVFFLLVLFSFHSINSSLPPFFRAFHLQIVNQLQFNKKLKVQCESNTHGFPITYLNIGESFQFKFIIYPNVLYRCSLWQGPNYKHHVFFEAFFPSLNFIDVTCNGMNPNVCLWIAKERGVYVRHTKFLREYFRYGWDIPTKQREIAPASALTSESEFDP
- the LOC104766687 gene encoding zinc finger protein-like 1 homolog; the protein is MVVCKCRKATKLYCFVHKVPVCGECICFPEHQTCVVRTYSEWVIDGEYDQPKCCQCQATFDEGAGHQVTRLGCLHALHTNCLVSHIKSFPAHTAPAGYVCPSCNTPIWPPKMVKDAGSRLHALLREVITQTGLEKNLLGNHPVSRSTESRSPPPAFASDALINLSSSSHTQEGKNLPDSYSVAGNGEYSKPAVSEIVEIDVPASAGNYMKSSSPGLAAAAARKGVPAVDRQNSETLYYADDEDGNRKKYSRRGPLRHKFLRALLPFWSSALPTLPVTAPPRKDATKADDGSEGRVRHQRSSRMDIRKILILIALIACMATMGILYYRLALQAIGQEIPDEEQR
- the LOC104766690 gene encoding uncharacterized protein LOC104766690, which translates into the protein MGSDQCFSRLNTLEIKALIYQKIGHQRADTYFDQLGKFLTSRISKSEFDKLCIKTIGRECISLHNRLVRSILKNASVAKSPPPRYPKKPGSQSLYVDSSAFPPSPRKCRSRKFRDRPSPLGPLGKPQSLTTTNDESMSKARRLPASVEDGEEVEQMTGSPSVQSRSPLTAPLGVSFNNLKSGIRKSVLSSYNGINRESCQSRGELPDTITLRAMLERKLEMEGIKLSMDSANLLNSGLDAYMRKLIEPCLSLSCSRVRDMNSLQNPAVSNVSMLDFRAAMELNPRVLGEDWPIHLEKICCRASEEQRL